A genomic segment from Andrena cerasifolii isolate SP2316 chromosome 7, iyAndCera1_principal, whole genome shotgun sequence encodes:
- the LOC143371414 gene encoding uncharacterized protein LOC143371414, with product MTEMDDLLISLFVAFGIICYTFIGNHLVQDVIDHSSHIFKDAYGTEWYKVPVMEQKLLLFFMRYNLKDLSVTFYYLFTPSHQGFSLVKYKTIFRIILFSLVTY from the exons ATGACTGAAATGGATGATTTGCTTATATCACTGTTCGTTGCTTTTGGTATTATCTGCTACACGTTCATTGGTAATCATCTTGTACAGGATGTAATAGATCACAGTTCCCATATTTTCAAGGATGC ATACGGTACGGAGTGGTATAAAGTACCTGTGATGGAGCAGAAGCTATTATTGTTCTTCATGCGATacaatttaaaagatttaagtGTTACCTTTTATTATCTATTCACCCCATCGCATCAGGGGTTTTCACTGGTAAAATACAAGACAATATTCAGAATCATCTTGTTCTCTCTGGTAACGTACTAA
- the LOC143371413 gene encoding uncharacterized protein LOC143371413, with translation MDFAGYQYYKSSQKLLEVVGLWPYQKATWLMQAWRLLIAVLLINSTTLQMTTCVTHECDSRLLLKMTPYLIVTIVFALKYLSFYLQLDKMKVLFDNVQCDWSMLENEHEIQIMKNYAEIAKFLSTGLANTIIHVGTRRP, from the exons ATGGACTTTGCTGGATATCAGTATTACAAGAGCAGTCAAAAGTTGTTGGAAGTAGTGGGTCTATGGCCGTATCAAAAAGCGACGTGGCTGATGCAGGCATGGAGGCTTTTAATTGCTGTGCTTCTGATAAACAGCACCACTCTTCAG ATGACTACTTGTGTCACTCACGAATGCGATTCGCGGCTTCTTTTGAAGATGACTCCGTATCTTATAGTTACGATAGTCTTTGCCTTGAAGTACTTGAGTTTCTACCTGCAGCTGGACAAA ATGAAAGTACTTTTCGACAATGTCCAGTGCGACTGGAGTATGCTGGAGAACGAGCATGAGATCCAAATAATGAAGAATTATGCCGAAATAGCGAAATTCTTGTCGACGGGATTGGCAA ATACAATAATACATGTTGGTACGAGGCGTCCGTGA